In Phosphitispora fastidiosa, the genomic stretch TATCACAAAAGCCAGGGTAACGGCGCGAAGGCCCTGGAATATTACGAAAAATCACTGGCTATATTTGAGGCCCTGGTAGAGCTGGACCCTGACAGTACGGAATATAGGCGGGGCGTGTCTGTAAGCTATGAAAGACTGGGAGATTATCACATGACCCAGGGTAACGGAGCGAAAGCCCAGAAATATTACGAAAAATCTCTGGCTATAAGAGAGGCCCTGGTAGAGCTGGACCCTGACAGTGCGGATTACCGGCGGGGCCTGTCTGTAAGCTATAATCGTATGGGATATTATCACAAAAGCCAGGGTAACGGCGCAAAGGCCCTGGAATATTACGAAAAATCACTGGCTATATTTGAGGCCCTGGTAGAGCTGGATCCTGACAGTGCTGAATACAGGCGGGACCTGGTAGTATCTTATTGTAAGATGGCTGCTTATTATAATGAGTCAGATGATGAAGAGCAGGCTGAACGATATTTCAAGGTGTGTTATGAGGCATTGCTGTATATGAAGGAACATGATATGTATATGGACCAGCCGCTTGTTGATTTGCTGGAACAGTTGGAGGGTGATGAGAACGAAAACTGATATGGAAGGACGTAACCGGCCCAAAGCCAAATTAAAACAATGGTATACCCGCCCTGTATTCGTCTCCAGCACATTCCGTGATATGCAGGCAGAGCGTGACTACCTGAATAAAAACGTATTCCCTGAGTTAGCCGAAAGATTGCGAAAACGGTTTCATTATCTGGAAACCGTCGATCTTCGCTGGGGTGTGGATACATTCGACAAACGAAATCAGGAAGAGAAAGAACTACTGGTGCTAAAACTGTGTCTAAACGAAATTGAGCGCTGCCGCCCATTTCTTATCATCCTCCTGGGTGATCGTTATGGTTGGGTGCCGTCGGAGGACAGAATGAAGGCGGCCATGCAGGAAAAAAACTTTAAAACGGATGTAGACATAAAAGGCAAAAGCGTTACTGCACTGGAAATAGAATTTGGAGTGTTGGATAGTCCCAAACAGCGGAAACGTAGTTTCTTCTATTTTCGTAACCCTCTGCCATATGCTGCAAAGCCTTTAGAAACAGCTGCCCAGTATAGTGAAGAATTCAACAACCGGCCCCAGGCAAAAGATGCCAGAGAAAGATTAAAGGGCCTGAAAGAACGGATAAAAAGCGAACTGCCAGGGCAAGTCCGCACTTATACGGCCAAATGGGACAGCACTGAAAATGGTATTATGGAGAGTAGTCTTAAGGAATTTGGCAATATGGTATTGGAAGACCTGTGGGGAGCCCTGGACGAGGAGACTAAGGCCTTAGCTGAGAAGCCTGATACCACCTGGCAGGAACGGGAAAGAAACATATTATCTCAATTTGTCGAAGAAAGGGTTCGCACATTCAAGGGGCGCAAAGACTTGCTGGATCAACTGGAGGAATTAGCTTTGTCTGCTCCCGGGCGGGAGCATTGGGGCACTGTTATCACAGGTGGTTCCGGGTCAGGGAAAAGCGCCTTGTTTGCAAAACTGAATGAGCAGCTGGATAAATACGGGTGCATGGTTTTATCCCATGTAGCGGGAGTCAGCCCTGTTTCCTCGTGTATCAGGGACATGCTGTTACGCTGGATAGAGGAATTATCCGGCTATTTGGAGATTCCTGAGCAGAAACCTGAGACCATGGAAGAAACTAAGACCCTATTTGCCAACCTGCTCTCAAGGGCAGCGGTTGATAAGAGGGTTGTCTGTCTTCTGGATGCTTTAAACCGGTTTGAGCGGACATCTGCCGCACGGTACATGACATGGTTGCCGGAAATATGGCCTGAGAATGCCAGGCTGATAGTTACAGCCATACCTGGTGAAGAAACCCGGACTTTGGGAAAACGCCGGGGGTTTAAAGTACAGGAGTTACCTCCCCTTAACGAAACAGATACCAGGCAAATAATCGAATCCATAGGTAAACAATACGGAAAGACGATCTCTCCCGATGTAATAAAAGTAATACGGGATAAGAGGCGGGGTGATCAAACCCCATCCTACAGCAATCCCTTATGGGTGCGAATCATCATAGAAGAACTGCTGTTGTTGGATCAGGATGATTTTGCCGCAGCAGACCAGTTTACCGGCAACCCTGAGGCCCAGCTACATGCTTTACTCATCAATGTGGCAGAGAAGTTCCCGCCTGAGATAGAAGAAGGGTATGCCTATCTCCTCAGGCGGGCGGAAAAGAGCTTTGGGGAGGTGTGGGTCAGGGCGGTATTCAGGTTTTTGGCTGCCAGCAGGTATGGACTACGCGAGATTGATCTGCGTAACCTGCTGGAAAGGCAGGGTATAAAATGGAACAGCCTGCAGTTTGCCGCTTTGCGCCGGTATATCCGTGCACACCTGATCCAGAGGGGTACGGAGGGTTACTGGGACTTTACCCACGACTTGGCTAGGGTAAGCCTGGAAGAGAGATACCTAGCGGATAAACAAGATAGGCTTCGCGTACACAGCCAGGCAGTAGATTATCTTGAGACCCTTCAACCGGAAGACCCCCTGCGGCAAAGTGAATTGATGTACCATTACTATATGGCAGATGATAAAATGCGGGCGGCCCGGTATTATGGTGGAGAGCTACAGGAAGAAGAATTAGCCGGAGCCACCAAGGTTTTAGCAGAGATTATCATTGAGGGAGCAGGAAACAATGTCAATTTCGGTTTGGATTGGGTAACAGGTTTATTAAAGCAGGATGGTCTGGACAATGATGAAATATATTCAATTTGTGAGAGATATAATTTTGACCTGGCAGAAATAATTAAAGATTACATAGATATATCAGCACGAATCACTATAATGGACGAAAATAAGCAGGCTTTATACAACCTTACGAATCTGTTGCCTGACGGGAAGATTATGCTGCAGGTCTCTTGATAAGCTATCAAAGGTTAGGAGATTATTACAAAGAGCAGGGAGACCGTATTTCCGCATTGGAATACTATGAAGAGTCATTGGCAATTGAAAAGGATTTTAACAGAATTAATCCAGATAATCTGAAATATAAACAGTACATGTTTGTGCTTTATATAAAAATAGGCGATTACCGAACGGAACAAGGAGACCGGGTTCACGCAGTGGAGTGTTATAAGAAGGCATTGGAAATCAATAAGGATCTGTTCCATTCCTCTCCCAATAACGCCAAATATGCAGTGGACCTTTCAATATGTTACCAAAAACTTGGAGACTTCTATTGTGAATACAGAAATCATGATGCTGTGCTTGAACATTATGAGAAGGCTTTGGAGATAGTTGAGACACTTTTACGCAGTTTTCCTGACTGTACAGAATACATATTGAACCTGTTGGTAAGTTGTATTAAGCTGGGGGATTTTTACAAACAACTGGGGGATTTTTCTCGTGTAAGGGAGTACTATGAAAAGGCTTTAAAAGTCAGTGAAGACCTTCACTGCCGCGTTCCTGACAACATAGAATACCGCCGGAATTTATATTTAAGCTATGAGAGGCTTGGAGATTATTACACTATAATGGGAAACCATATCCACGCACAGAAACTGTATGAAAAGTTTTTTCAGGGG encodes the following:
- a CDS encoding tetratricopeptide repeat protein — protein: YHKSQGNGAKALEYYEKSLAIFEALVELDPDSTEYRRGVSVSYERLGDYHMTQGNGAKAQKYYEKSLAIREALVELDPDSADYRRGLSVSYNRMGYYHKSQGNGAKALEYYEKSLAIFEALVELDPDSAEYRRDLVVSYCKMAAYYNESDDEEQAERYFKVCYEALLYMKEHDMYMDQPLVDLLEQLEGDENEN
- a CDS encoding DUF4062 domain-containing protein; this encodes MRTKTDMEGRNRPKAKLKQWYTRPVFVSSTFRDMQAERDYLNKNVFPELAERLRKRFHYLETVDLRWGVDTFDKRNQEEKELLVLKLCLNEIERCRPFLIILLGDRYGWVPSEDRMKAAMQEKNFKTDVDIKGKSVTALEIEFGVLDSPKQRKRSFFYFRNPLPYAAKPLETAAQYSEEFNNRPQAKDARERLKGLKERIKSELPGQVRTYTAKWDSTENGIMESSLKEFGNMVLEDLWGALDEETKALAEKPDTTWQERERNILSQFVEERVRTFKGRKDLLDQLEELALSAPGREHWGTVITGGSGSGKSALFAKLNEQLDKYGCMVLSHVAGVSPVSSCIRDMLLRWIEELSGYLEIPEQKPETMEETKTLFANLLSRAAVDKRVVCLLDALNRFERTSAARYMTWLPEIWPENARLIVTAIPGEETRTLGKRRGFKVQELPPLNETDTRQIIESIGKQYGKTISPDVIKVIRDKRRGDQTPSYSNPLWVRIIIEELLLLDQDDFAAADQFTGNPEAQLHALLINVAEKFPPEIEEGYAYLLRRAEKSFGEVWVRAVFRFLAASRYGLREIDLRNLLERQGIKWNSLQFAALRRYIRAHLIQRGTEGYWDFTHDLARVSLEERYLADKQDRLRVHSQAVDYLETLQPEDPLRQSELMYHYYMADDKMRAARYYGGELQEEELAGATKVLAEIIIEGAGNNVNFGLDWVTGLLKQDGLDNDEIYSICERYNFDLAEIIKDYIDISARITIMDENKQALYNLTNLLPDGKIMLQVS